A single Brucella intermedia LMG 3301 DNA region contains:
- a CDS encoding membrane protein — MPQLIFLLLIIAAAWYGYRSFKREASRVSQRVRQAEKEAQNRAHGTLVQDPKTGEYYVKKD; from the coding sequence ATGCCCCAGCTCATTTTTCTGCTGCTGATCATCGCCGCCGCCTGGTACGGCTACCGCTCGTTCAAGCGTGAAGCCTCGCGCGTATCACAGCGCGTGCGTCAGGCGGAAAAGGAAGCGCAGAACCGGGCTCACGGCACGTTGGTGCAGGACCCCAAAACCGGCGAATATTACGTCAAGAAGGACTGA
- a CDS encoding DUF2007 domain-containing protein produces MIELIRTNDSVLLSFAEALMKEAGIAYFIADTNMSIIEGSLGVLPRRLLVSDDQVEEARQILIDAKIEHELRDQ; encoded by the coding sequence ATGATCGAACTTATCCGTACGAATGATTCCGTTCTGCTGTCCTTTGCCGAAGCCTTGATGAAAGAGGCGGGGATCGCTTATTTCATCGCAGACACGAATATGAGCATCATTGAAGGTTCTCTCGGCGTTTTGCCGCGCCGCCTTCTGGTCAGCGATGACCAGGTTGAGGAAGCACGGCAAATCCTGATCGATGCCAAGATTGAACACGAACTGCGCGATCAATGA
- the nhaA gene encoding Na+/H+ antiporter NhaA, producing the protein MNHSSNNSRPVSIMRRFLDSESAGGISLMVAAALALIVANSPFSHVYFEALHLYIGPLSLSHWINDALMAVFFLLVGLEIKREFLDGQLASWPNRMLPGIAAAGGVILPAIIFSALNWHDPVKLRGWAVPSATDIAFALGVLSLLGSRVPSSLKVFLATLAILDDLAAVVIIAIFYTAEISMPYLGGAFAAAIVLLIMNRMGVMKLLPYLIGGAVLWFFVLNSGVHATVAGVVTALMIPLKPAPGKPDDMSSPLHVLEHALAKPVAFIIVPVFGFANAGISFAGLDASVMRDTLTLGIMLGLFIGKQLGVFGAAWLAIKTGLAQKPLGATWTQLYGVAILCGIGFTMSIFIGLLSFPSDLMQAETKIGVLAGSGLSAICGYILLRLVTRPKSA; encoded by the coding sequence ATGAATCACAGCTCAAACAACAGCCGCCCCGTATCAATCATGCGGCGCTTTCTGGATAGCGAATCTGCGGGTGGCATCAGCCTCATGGTGGCGGCAGCGCTCGCGCTCATCGTGGCGAACTCTCCGTTCTCGCACGTCTATTTCGAAGCGCTGCACCTCTATATCGGTCCGCTCAGCCTTTCTCACTGGATCAACGATGCCTTGATGGCGGTGTTCTTCCTTCTCGTGGGCCTGGAAATCAAACGCGAGTTTCTCGACGGACAGCTGGCAAGCTGGCCAAACCGCATGCTGCCCGGCATTGCCGCCGCTGGCGGCGTCATCCTGCCAGCCATCATCTTCTCGGCGCTCAACTGGCATGATCCCGTCAAGCTGCGCGGCTGGGCCGTGCCCTCCGCAACAGACATCGCCTTTGCGCTTGGCGTTCTGTCGCTTCTGGGATCACGGGTTCCCTCGAGCCTCAAGGTGTTTCTGGCGACGCTTGCAATTCTGGATGATCTTGCGGCTGTCGTCATCATCGCCATTTTCTACACGGCTGAAATCTCCATGCCCTATCTCGGCGGGGCTTTTGCCGCCGCCATCGTCCTGCTCATCATGAACCGGATGGGCGTGATGAAGCTTTTGCCCTACCTGATCGGCGGCGCGGTGCTGTGGTTCTTCGTGCTCAATTCCGGCGTTCATGCAACGGTCGCGGGCGTGGTAACGGCACTGATGATCCCGCTGAAACCCGCCCCCGGAAAGCCTGACGACATGTCGTCGCCGCTGCATGTGCTGGAACATGCGCTGGCCAAGCCCGTCGCTTTCATCATCGTGCCGGTTTTCGGCTTCGCCAATGCGGGCATATCGTTTGCCGGCCTCGACGCTTCGGTCATGCGGGATACGCTTACGCTTGGCATCATGCTTGGCCTCTTCATCGGCAAGCAGCTTGGCGTCTTCGGTGCGGCCTGGCTCGCGATCAAGACCGGACTTGCGCAAAAGCCGCTTGGCGCCACGTGGACGCAGCTTTACGGCGTGGCGATCCTGTGCGGAATCGGCTTCACGATGAGCATCTTTATCGGCCTCCTCTCCTTCCCGTCCGACCTCATGCAGGCGGAAACCAAGATCGGCGTGCTGGCGGGCTCGGGCCTGTCGGCGATCTGCGGCTATATCCTGCTGCGGCTGGTCACCAGGCCGAAGAGCGCCTGA
- a CDS encoding tRNA1(Val) (adenine(37)-N6)-methyltransferase: protein MNPETENDAGETLDVFHRGAFHLVQPALKGHRSGVDAMILASAVPNGFAGRVADLGSGAGAAGLAVASRCAGATVTLVERSAFMAGFARKSIDHPLNAALADRVNVIEADVALRGKARIAAGLADNSFDFAIMNPPFNEARDRSTPDPLKAEAHVMPEGMFEQWVRTAAAIVKPGGGIAIIARPGSISPILEALSGRFGGLRIVPVQPRPDAAAIRIVVTGIRGSRAGLSLMPALVLHGSEGHGFTPRADGINNGLDALV, encoded by the coding sequence ATGAATCCGGAAACCGAAAATGACGCAGGAGAAACCCTCGATGTGTTCCATCGTGGGGCATTTCACCTCGTCCAGCCCGCATTGAAGGGCCATCGCTCCGGTGTGGATGCGATGATTCTGGCCAGTGCGGTTCCGAACGGCTTTGCCGGACGCGTTGCCGATCTTGGCAGCGGCGCGGGTGCTGCCGGGCTTGCCGTCGCCTCCCGCTGCGCTGGCGCCACCGTCACCCTTGTCGAGCGCTCCGCTTTCATGGCCGGTTTTGCCCGCAAGAGCATCGACCATCCGCTGAATGCGGCTCTGGCCGACCGCGTCAATGTAATCGAAGCCGATGTGGCCCTGAGAGGCAAGGCGCGCATCGCCGCCGGACTTGCCGACAACAGCTTCGATTTCGCCATCATGAACCCGCCCTTCAACGAAGCGCGGGATCGCAGCACGCCCGACCCCCTGAAGGCGGAAGCGCATGTCATGCCCGAAGGCATGTTCGAACAATGGGTGCGCACTGCGGCAGCAATCGTGAAACCCGGCGGCGGCATCGCCATCATCGCGCGGCCCGGTTCCATCTCTCCCATTCTCGAAGCCCTGTCGGGACGGTTCGGCGGCCTGAGAATCGTTCCGGTCCAGCCGCGCCCGGATGCGGCAGCAATCCGTATCGTCGTGACAGGAATACGAGGAAGCCGCGCCGGTCTCTCGCTGATGCCCGCACTTGTTCTGCACGGAAGCGAGGGACATGGCTTCACGCCGCGCGCCGATGGCATCAATAACGGGCTCGACGCCCTCGTTTAG
- a CDS encoding VOC family protein, giving the protein MVLTTIVAQLSCSELERSTEWFATIFDRNPDARPMQGLAEWHHGPSAGFQLYQNPADAGHGTLTLIVGDVRAEHARLSFDGIRPGNIEAADYMMILRLRDPDRNLVVLAQPRS; this is encoded by the coding sequence ATGGTGCTCACAACTATTGTCGCCCAATTAAGTTGTTCCGAACTCGAGCGCAGTACCGAATGGTTTGCCACGATCTTCGACCGTAACCCGGATGCGCGGCCGATGCAGGGGCTGGCGGAATGGCATCACGGCCCCTCTGCAGGCTTCCAGCTCTACCAGAATCCGGCCGATGCCGGACATGGCACGCTGACACTGATCGTCGGCGATGTGCGCGCCGAACATGCGCGGCTTTCATTCGACGGGATTCGCCCCGGAAATATCGAAGCAGCCGACTATATGATGATTCTGCGATTGCGCGACCCGGACCGCAATCTGGTCGTGCTGGCACAGCCGAGGAGTTAG
- a CDS encoding polyprenyl synthetase family protein, translated as MGLVLNLDGKKKQEGSVQPLVDLTKADMARVNEMILSRAGSDVEMIPEVANHLISSGGKRLRPMMTLAAARMFGYEGDGHVRLATAVEFMHTATLLHDDVVDESDLRRGKSTARMIWGNQASVLVGDFLLGQAFKMMVDVGSLDALDVLATSASVIAEGEVMQLAAAKNMETTEDEYLAVIKAKTAALFSAAGEVGPIIAGARPADRVALRDYGLNLGLAFQLVDDALDYGGSAADLGKNTGDDFREGKITLPVILSYRRGTDDERAFWKHAIEEGASDDASLQKAIGLMTKHGAIADTVQRARHFGEIARDALAPLKATPQKDALIEVIDFCISRVN; from the coding sequence TTGGGTTTGGTTCTGAATCTGGACGGTAAAAAGAAACAGGAAGGATCGGTTCAGCCGCTCGTCGATCTGACGAAAGCCGATATGGCGCGGGTGAACGAGATGATCCTTTCCCGCGCCGGGTCCGATGTCGAAATGATACCGGAAGTTGCCAATCATCTGATTTCCTCTGGCGGCAAGCGCCTGCGTCCCATGATGACGCTCGCAGCCGCCCGCATGTTCGGCTACGAAGGCGATGGCCATGTGCGTCTCGCCACCGCCGTGGAGTTCATGCACACCGCAACGCTTCTGCATGACGATGTGGTCGATGAAAGCGATCTGCGTCGCGGCAAAAGCACGGCGCGCATGATCTGGGGCAATCAGGCGAGCGTTCTCGTCGGCGATTTCCTTCTGGGGCAGGCCTTCAAGATGATGGTCGACGTCGGCTCGCTCGACGCGCTGGACGTTCTGGCAACCTCGGCCTCGGTGATCGCCGAAGGCGAAGTGATGCAGCTTGCCGCCGCCAAGAACATGGAAACCACCGAGGACGAATATCTGGCGGTTATCAAGGCCAAGACTGCGGCGCTGTTTTCGGCTGCCGGTGAAGTCGGCCCGATCATCGCTGGCGCGCGGCCGGCGGATCGCGTAGCCTTGCGCGACTACGGCCTCAATCTCGGCCTTGCCTTCCAGCTCGTCGATGACGCGCTGGATTACGGCGGTTCGGCAGCCGATCTCGGCAAGAATACCGGCGACGATTTCCGCGAAGGCAAGATTACCCTCCCGGTTATATTGAGCTATCGCCGCGGCACCGACGATGAGCGCGCTTTCTGGAAACACGCGATCGAAGAGGGCGCAAGCGACGACGCATCCTTGCAGAAGGCCATCGGCCTGATGACGAAGCACGGCGCGATTGCCGACACCGTGCAGCGCGCGCGCCATTTCGGCGAGATCGCCCGCGACGCCCTGGCGCCTTTGAAAGCGACGCCGCAAAAGGACGCGCTGATCGAAGTCATCGATTTCTGCATCAGCCGCGTGAACTGA
- a CDS encoding S49 family peptidase — protein sequence MPGLLTRLVPRRFRPVSIEIPVVRLHGAIMSGGSAFRPSLSIASTAAILEKAFTDKEAPAVAISLNSPGGSPVQSRLIYRRIRDLAAEHQKKVFIFVEDVAASGGYMIALAGDEIIADPSSIVGSIGVVSASFGFPELLKKIGVERRVYTAGSNKVTLDPFQPEKKADIERLKSLQLEIHETFIDMVKERRGAKLAEDQDLFTGLFWTGIKAQQLGLIDGLGDMRSFLRKTYGDKVKLKLVEQKRSLLGRKVPGVDMALANLEPASIAAHLGDGLLSVAEEKALWARYGL from the coding sequence TTGCCCGGTTTATTGACGCGTCTTGTTCCGCGCCGCTTCCGCCCGGTTTCCATCGAGATACCAGTCGTGCGACTGCATGGCGCCATCATGTCCGGAGGCTCGGCGTTCCGCCCGTCGCTTTCCATAGCGTCGACGGCAGCGATCCTCGAAAAGGCGTTCACCGACAAGGAAGCACCCGCCGTCGCCATTTCGCTCAACTCGCCGGGCGGCTCGCCAGTGCAATCCCGCCTAATCTACCGGCGTATCCGTGATCTTGCCGCCGAACATCAGAAGAAAGTTTTCATCTTCGTCGAAGATGTCGCCGCCTCGGGCGGCTATATGATCGCGCTGGCCGGTGACGAGATCATCGCCGATCCGTCATCGATCGTCGGTTCTATCGGTGTCGTATCGGCCTCGTTCGGCTTCCCCGAGCTTTTGAAGAAGATCGGCGTGGAACGCCGCGTCTATACGGCAGGCTCCAACAAGGTGACGCTCGATCCTTTCCAGCCGGAAAAGAAGGCAGACATCGAGCGGCTGAAATCCTTGCAGCTTGAAATCCACGAAACCTTTATCGACATGGTGAAGGAACGCCGCGGAGCCAAGCTTGCGGAAGACCAGGATCTGTTCACGGGGCTGTTCTGGACCGGCATCAAGGCACAACAGCTTGGCCTGATCGATGGACTGGGCGATATGCGAAGCTTTCTGCGCAAGACCTATGGCGACAAGGTCAAGCTGAAGCTGGTTGAACAGAAGCGCAGCCTTTTGGGACGCAAGGTCCCCGGCGTTGACATGGCGCTCGCAAATCTTGAACCGGCTTCCATTGCCGCGCATCTTGGCGACGGCCTGCTTTCGGTGGCAGAGGAAAAGGCGCTTTGGGCGCGTTACGGTCTTTGA